A stretch of Bradyrhizobium sp. CCBAU 53338 DNA encodes these proteins:
- a CDS encoding aspartate ammonia-lyase, translating into MSRYEQDFLGQREIADDIYYGVQTIRGKENFHITGIPMNQEPYFVKALGYVKKAAAMANRDLGAIDAKVADAIILGCDRVIAGDMMDQFVTDFIQGGAGTSTNMNANEVIANLALESLGFNKGDYQHVSPNDHVNYGQSTNDTYPTAFRLALILRLESYMTALRQLQEAFFAKGREFDRVLKMGRTHLQDAVPMSLGAEFRGWGTTIGEEVDRISEARALLREINLGATAIGTSVTAAVGYPKLAVRHLSALTGVDFILAGDLVEATSDTGAYVQLSGVLKRTASKLTKICNDIRLLASGPRAGFNEINLPQLQPGSSIMPGKVNPVIPEVVNQTSFLVIGLDTTVTLAASAGQLQLNVMEPVISFALFFSIRTMERAVNSLRENCVVGITANEEHTRNMVLNSLGIVTVLKPLLGYKQCAEIAREGYKSGKSLHQIVVTERKLLTQETWDEMFSFERLINPDLIG; encoded by the coding sequence ATGAGCCGCTACGAGCAGGACTTCCTCGGACAGCGTGAGATCGCCGACGACATCTACTACGGCGTCCAGACCATCCGGGGTAAGGAGAACTTCCACATCACCGGCATTCCGATGAACCAGGAGCCTTACTTCGTGAAGGCTCTGGGTTACGTGAAGAAGGCCGCGGCGATGGCCAACCGCGACCTCGGCGCGATCGACGCCAAGGTCGCCGATGCGATCATCCTGGGCTGCGACCGCGTCATCGCCGGCGACATGATGGATCAATTCGTCACCGACTTCATCCAGGGCGGCGCCGGCACCTCGACCAACATGAACGCCAACGAGGTGATCGCCAACCTCGCGCTGGAATCGCTCGGCTTCAACAAGGGCGACTACCAGCACGTCAGCCCGAACGACCACGTCAATTACGGCCAGTCGACCAACGACACCTATCCGACCGCGTTTCGCCTCGCGTTGATCCTCCGGCTCGAGAGCTACATGACAGCGCTGCGCCAGCTCCAGGAGGCCTTCTTCGCCAAGGGGCGCGAATTCGACCGTGTGCTGAAGATGGGTCGCACGCATCTCCAGGACGCCGTGCCGATGTCGCTCGGCGCCGAATTCCGCGGATGGGGCACCACGATCGGCGAGGAGGTCGACCGCATCTCCGAAGCGCGCGCGCTGCTGCGCGAGATCAATCTCGGCGCCACCGCGATCGGTACGTCTGTGACGGCTGCCGTCGGCTATCCAAAACTCGCGGTCCGGCATCTGAGCGCGCTGACCGGCGTCGACTTCATCCTCGCGGGCGATCTGGTCGAGGCGACCTCGGACACCGGCGCCTATGTGCAGCTCTCCGGCGTGCTCAAGCGCACCGCGAGCAAGCTGACGAAGATCTGCAACGACATCCGCCTGCTTGCCTCCGGCCCGCGCGCCGGCTTCAACGAGATCAACCTGCCGCAACTGCAGCCGGGCTCCTCGATCATGCCGGGCAAGGTCAACCCCGTGATTCCCGAGGTCGTCAACCAGACCAGCTTCCTCGTCATCGGTCTCGATACCACGGTGACGCTGGCGGCTTCCGCCGGCCAGCTCCAGCTCAACGTGATGGAGCCGGTGATCTCGTTCGCGCTGTTCTTCTCGATCCGCACCATGGAGCGCGCGGTCAACAGTCTGCGCGAGAACTGCGTGGTCGGCATCACCGCGAACGAGGAGCACACCCGCAACATGGTGCTGAACTCGCTCGGCATCGTCACCGTGCTGAAGCCGCTGCTCGGCTACAAGCAATGCGCCGAGATCGCGCGCGAGGGCTACAAGAGCGGCAAGTCGCTGCACCAGATCGTGGTCACCGAGCGCAAGCTGCTGACGCAGGAGACATGGGACGAGATGTTCTCGTTCGAGCGGCTGATCAATCCGGATCTGATTGGGTAG
- a CDS encoding nitronate monooxygenase family protein gives MSMPALFKGRLSIPVIGSPLFIISVPDLVIAQCKAGVVGSFPALNARPPELLDQWLARITEELAAYDRAHPDKPSAPFAVNQIVHKSNNRLDHDMQLCAKYKVPMIISSLGAREELNQAVHGWGGIVFHDVINQKFAHKAIEKGADGLILVAAGAGGHAGTISPLAFVAETRKWFDGPIALSGAIGNGKAIRAARILGADFAYIGSAFIATKEANAVEKYKEMIAGSTADDIVYSNLFTGVHGNYLKPSILAAGMDPENLPTSDPSKMNFGTDASGERAKPKAWKEIWGSGQGIGSIEGIIPAAELIARFKKEYDEAIDPPL, from the coding sequence ATGTCCATGCCTGCTCTGTTCAAGGGACGCCTGTCGATCCCGGTGATCGGTTCGCCGCTCTTCATCATCTCGGTGCCCGACCTCGTGATCGCTCAGTGCAAGGCGGGCGTGGTGGGCTCGTTCCCGGCGCTGAACGCGCGGCCGCCGGAGTTGCTCGACCAATGGCTGGCGCGGATCACCGAAGAGCTCGCGGCCTATGACCGCGCGCATCCCGACAAGCCGTCGGCGCCGTTCGCGGTCAACCAGATCGTGCACAAGTCGAACAACCGGCTCGACCACGACATGCAGCTCTGCGCCAAGTACAAGGTGCCGATGATCATCTCCTCGCTCGGCGCGCGCGAGGAGCTCAACCAGGCCGTCCACGGCTGGGGCGGTATCGTCTTCCACGACGTGATCAACCAGAAGTTTGCCCACAAGGCGATCGAGAAGGGCGCCGACGGCCTGATCCTGGTCGCGGCCGGTGCCGGCGGTCACGCCGGCACCATCTCGCCGCTCGCCTTCGTCGCCGAAACACGCAAATGGTTCGACGGCCCGATCGCGTTGTCCGGCGCCATCGGCAATGGCAAGGCAATCCGTGCCGCACGTATTCTCGGCGCCGACTTCGCCTATATCGGCTCGGCCTTCATCGCGACGAAGGAAGCCAATGCGGTCGAGAAGTACAAGGAGATGATCGCGGGCTCGACGGCCGACGACATCGTCTATTCGAACCTCTTCACCGGCGTGCACGGCAATTATCTGAAGCCGTCCATCCTGGCCGCCGGCATGGATCCGGAAAACCTGCCGACGTCAGACCCCTCCAAGATGAACTTCGGCACCGACGCCTCCGGCGAACGCGCCAAGCCGAAGGCCTGGAAGGAGATCTGGGGCTCGGGCCAGGGCATCGGCAGCATCGAAGGCATCATCCCCGCCGCCGAACTCATCGCGCGCTTCAAGAAGGAATACGACGAGGCGATCGATCCGCCGTTGTGA
- a CDS encoding thioesterase family protein — protein MSAIYRVDGNSVVTSPNAAGPWDRRMQHGSAPSALVTWAAERIPTPVSMNVARVTIDLMRPVPVAPLAIETEVLREGRKIQLCEVKLFADDVQVVGATVLKIKQQSQPLPDDVEDLPVTLPSPEDSLVEDGHGATSPFAGMVSMRAARGRFGQAGAGAIWFRLDHPLVEGEAVSQAMRAVVAADFSNGTASTLDFRTWTYINADLTVSMARQPVGDWILLDGESWIGPHGAGLAMSRLADRQGYFGRAVQSLVIEKR, from the coding sequence ATGAGTGCGATCTATCGCGTCGACGGCAACAGCGTCGTCACCAGCCCCAATGCCGCCGGTCCCTGGGACCGGCGCATGCAGCATGGCTCGGCGCCATCAGCGCTGGTGACGTGGGCCGCGGAGCGGATTCCGACGCCTGTGTCGATGAACGTCGCGCGCGTCACCATCGACCTGATGCGCCCGGTGCCGGTGGCGCCGCTCGCGATCGAGACGGAGGTTTTGCGCGAGGGCCGAAAGATCCAGCTCTGCGAGGTCAAGCTCTTCGCCGACGACGTGCAGGTCGTCGGCGCCACCGTGCTCAAGATCAAGCAGCAGTCGCAGCCGCTGCCCGACGACGTCGAGGACCTGCCGGTCACCCTGCCGTCGCCCGAGGACTCGCTGGTCGAGGACGGCCACGGTGCGACCAGCCCGTTCGCGGGCATGGTCTCGATGCGCGCCGCGCGCGGCCGCTTTGGTCAGGCCGGTGCAGGCGCGATCTGGTTTCGCCTCGATCATCCGCTGGTCGAAGGCGAAGCGGTCTCGCAGGCGATGCGCGCGGTGGTCGCTGCAGATTTCTCCAACGGCACCGCCTCGACGCTCGACTTCCGCACCTGGACCTACATCAACGCCGACCTCACGGTGAGCATGGCGCGTCAGCCGGTCGGCGACTGGATCCTGCTCGATGGTGAATCCTGGATCGGCCCCCACGGCGCGGGTCTTGCGATGTCGCGGTTGGCGGATCGGCAAGGCTATTTCGGCCGTGCCGTACAAAGTCTGGTGATTGAGAAGCGGTGA
- a CDS encoding AMP-binding protein, whose protein sequence is MSDPLHASSPTCAQTLRALARYPGRTAFAWPGGSLSYRGTIDLIGRIQGVFMRLGLQRGARVAFLTANRADTWCAGVAAQLSRCCITWLHPLGSQGDQLFQLEDSEAEVLVVDVAAFRDRGGELAAKASLLKAVFTMGPADYGVDLLAAIESAGHASAQCLAGLDDLSTLNYTGGTTGKSKGALRYHRENAGAAGAILADFEIPDAARYLTVAPISHVAGTKVLPTLMRGGTVHMLKGFDPEAVLATIARERINFTLFVPTMIYVLLDHPTLGKTDLSSLELVLYGASAMSPSRLLEGIERIGPVFSQLYGQTECYPVSVLRKRDHDPKTPELFLSCGFPIAACEVKILDDNDQEVKTGEAGEICVRAPHVMAEYWKRPDITAETLRNGWVHTGDIARQDERGYMFILDRKKDMIVSGGFNIFPREVEDVLSQHADVAMVAVVGVPDEKWGEAVTAIVVPREGASPDPDELINMVRTRKGSAHAPKQIQFVKQLPMTGVGKVDKKVLRAGFWSGRDRMVG, encoded by the coding sequence ATGTCCGATCCGCTCCACGCATCGTCCCCGACTTGTGCGCAGACGCTACGGGCGCTGGCGCGCTATCCCGGTCGCACCGCGTTCGCTTGGCCCGGCGGATCGCTGAGCTATCGGGGCACCATCGATTTGATCGGACGTATCCAGGGCGTGTTCATGCGGCTCGGCTTGCAGCGAGGTGCGCGCGTCGCCTTTCTCACCGCGAACCGCGCCGACACCTGGTGCGCCGGCGTTGCCGCGCAATTGTCGCGATGCTGCATCACGTGGCTGCATCCGCTGGGATCGCAGGGCGACCAGCTCTTCCAGCTCGAAGATTCCGAGGCGGAAGTACTGGTGGTCGATGTCGCCGCCTTCCGCGATCGCGGCGGCGAGCTCGCCGCGAAGGCGAGTTTGCTCAAGGCGGTCTTCACGATGGGGCCAGCGGACTATGGCGTCGATCTGCTGGCGGCGATCGAGAGCGCGGGACATGCCAGCGCACAATGCCTCGCTGGCCTCGACGATCTCTCCACGCTCAACTACACCGGCGGCACCACGGGCAAATCCAAGGGCGCGCTGCGCTACCACCGCGAAAACGCCGGTGCTGCCGGCGCGATCCTCGCCGATTTCGAGATCCCCGACGCCGCGCGTTATCTCACGGTGGCACCGATCAGCCACGTCGCCGGCACGAAGGTGCTGCCGACGCTGATGCGCGGCGGCACCGTGCACATGCTGAAGGGCTTCGATCCCGAAGCCGTGCTGGCGACGATCGCGCGCGAGCGCATCAATTTCACGCTGTTCGTGCCGACCATGATCTATGTGCTGCTCGATCATCCCACGCTCGGCAAGACCGACCTCTCCTCGCTCGAGCTGGTGCTTTACGGCGCATCGGCGATGTCGCCGAGCCGGCTGCTCGAGGGCATCGAGCGCATCGGTCCGGTGTTCTCGCAGCTCTACGGCCAGACTGAATGCTATCCGGTCTCGGTGCTGCGCAAGAGGGATCACGATCCCAAGACGCCCGAACTGTTCCTGTCCTGCGGCTTTCCGATCGCGGCCTGCGAGGTCAAGATCCTCGACGACAACGACCAGGAGGTGAAGACGGGCGAAGCCGGCGAGATCTGCGTGCGCGCACCGCATGTGATGGCGGAATACTGGAAGCGGCCCGACATCACTGCAGAGACGCTGAGGAACGGCTGGGTTCACACCGGCGACATCGCGCGCCAGGACGAGCGCGGCTACATGTTCATTCTCGACCGCAAGAAGGACATGATCGTATCAGGCGGCTTCAACATCTTTCCGCGCGAGGTCGAGGACGTGCTGTCGCAACATGCCGACGTCGCGATGGTCGCGGTCGTCGGCGTGCCCGACGAGAAATGGGGCGAGGCCGTCACCGCCATCGTCGTGCCGCGCGAGGGCGCCAGTCCCGATCCGGACGAACTGATCAACATGGTGCGGACGCGAAAGGGCTCGGCCCATGCGCCCAAGCAGATCCAGTTCGTCAAGCAGCTGCCGATGACCGGCGTCGGCAAGGTCGACAAGAAGGTATTGCGTGCCGGCTTCTGGAGCGGCCGGGACCGGATGGTGGGGTAA
- a CDS encoding nitronate monooxygenase family protein produces the protein MTSDRLQRFSDRLALPLIAAPMFLVSGVELMVAACRNGVIGSFPTVNCRNTEQLDDWLTEIATRLHRHEDQTGRKSAPLCPNLIVHRSNARLEQDLAVLLEHKPEIVITSVGSPAPVLKPLHDAGSLVLADVASIRHAERAAAAGADGLVLLTAGAGGQTGWLNPFAFVRAVRAFYDGIIVLAGGISDGRALHAAEVLGCDLGYMGTKFIATRESMADERHKQMLVESSADDILLTTAFTGLQTSMLTPSIVAAGLDPDDLPARGAIDIGKDIDVTARENRPKRWRDIWSGGHSTSGVTGVMAVDDLVAQTVAEYREAGAP, from the coding sequence TTGACATCCGATCGACTGCAACGCTTCAGCGACCGCCTCGCTCTTCCGCTGATCGCGGCGCCGATGTTCCTGGTGTCCGGCGTCGAGCTCATGGTCGCGGCCTGCCGCAATGGCGTGATCGGGAGCTTCCCCACCGTGAATTGCCGCAACACGGAACAGCTCGATGATTGGCTCACCGAAATCGCGACGCGCCTGCATCGGCACGAGGATCAGACCGGTCGCAAGTCCGCGCCGCTTTGTCCGAACCTGATCGTGCATCGCTCCAATGCGCGGCTGGAGCAGGATCTCGCCGTGCTGCTCGAGCACAAGCCCGAGATCGTCATCACCTCGGTCGGTTCGCCCGCGCCCGTGTTGAAGCCGCTGCACGATGCAGGCAGCCTGGTGCTGGCGGATGTCGCCTCGATCCGGCACGCCGAGCGCGCGGCGGCAGCAGGTGCCGATGGACTCGTGCTGCTCACCGCGGGCGCGGGCGGACAGACCGGCTGGCTCAATCCCTTCGCCTTCGTCCGCGCGGTGCGCGCGTTCTATGACGGCATCATCGTGCTCGCCGGCGGCATCAGCGACGGCCGCGCGCTGCATGCGGCTGAAGTGCTCGGCTGTGATCTCGGCTACATGGGCACCAAATTCATCGCGACGCGCGAGAGCATGGCGGACGAGCGCCACAAGCAGATGCTGGTCGAGAGCAGCGCCGACGACATCCTGCTCACCACGGCGTTCACGGGCCTGCAGACCAGCATGCTGACGCCGTCGATCGTCGCCGCCGGTCTCGACCCCGACGACCTGCCGGCGCGCGGCGCCATCGACATCGGCAAGGATATCGACGTCACGGCGCGCGAGAACCGTCCCAAGCGCTGGCGCGATATCTGGAGCGGCGGCCATTCGACGTCGGGCGTCACCGGCGTGATGGCGGTCGATGACCTCGTTGCGCAGACGGTCGCGGAATACCGCGAGGCGGGTGCCCCGTAG
- a CDS encoding cysteine rich repeat-containing protein — MKTTVLAALLLTAAIMPAAAQSGPTPQEQMACRSDAGKFCAEHIGKPPQMNACLRENKAKLSDGCRKVVESHGG; from the coding sequence ATGAAGACTACGGTTCTTGCCGCACTGCTGCTCACCGCTGCTATCATGCCCGCCGCGGCACAATCCGGCCCGACGCCGCAGGAGCAGATGGCCTGCCGCAGTGACGCCGGCAAGTTCTGCGCCGAGCACATCGGCAAGCCGCCGCAGATGAACGCCTGCCTGCGCGAGAACAAGGCGAAGCTTTCGGACGGCTGCCGCAAGGTGGTGGAGTCACACGGCGGATGA
- a CDS encoding ATP-binding protein: MSEIAAKAVVSRRRLRLGRIVPYLLLQILIVIAIVLGLRLLEPRDPDGFAVSEFSLREAGTTRPVTLPHFTASRYSLADPPLYSGKFLLKRDGANTTWSVFLPRFSNGVEVAVNGVVILDSRHDPTANRPDRNTPEIAVIPASLLREGSNDINVRLFVWGPLLGFLDTVYVGPDAALRPAYETRTLLFVTLPVVFSAWQSILAVILAIMWLMRRHEPVYGVLATAMVLGVVQAFLTPPVPPATSSRLAGVLLSSAPIESALIVASAVLFLGWRWPRYGVLLFVPGLIVIAGGLIAGPPLPRILFMLLGIPTVGFCLVLMVGIAAYAVLRRQDVVSFALGCAATIVLTCWVHDMLSVFEIMPNERTFVSRLSYSALLIAIGAGLTWRFARALNQVDSFAGQLVAQVREAEERLKTSFAREEARARAAALANERTRLMRDLHDGLGGQLISIVALSERGHEGATITDAARAALKDLRLVIDSMDDIGGDLMLALGSWRERAAMQLRPHDIALEWRVATPQGLPLHPELRPWHVIQIVRILDEAVTNAVKHAAARHIIVTIETRDDGEGPYGVISVADDGRGFALGDDGEAAGASQTARGLRNMKGRATRCGAVLDLNSDTSGTQVRLQLPRVFPDSDVAAV, from the coding sequence GTGAGCGAGATCGCCGCGAAGGCCGTGGTATCCCGGCGCAGGCTGCGGCTCGGGCGCATCGTGCCGTATCTGCTGCTCCAGATCCTGATCGTGATCGCCATCGTCCTCGGGCTGCGGCTGCTCGAGCCGCGCGACCCCGATGGTTTTGCCGTGAGCGAGTTCTCGCTGCGCGAAGCCGGCACGACACGCCCCGTGACGTTGCCGCATTTCACGGCGTCGCGCTATTCGCTCGCCGATCCGCCGCTCTATTCCGGCAAGTTCCTCTTGAAGCGGGATGGCGCCAATACGACCTGGTCGGTCTTCCTGCCGCGCTTCAGCAACGGCGTGGAGGTCGCGGTCAATGGCGTCGTGATCCTGGACTCCCGGCACGATCCCACCGCCAACCGGCCTGACCGCAACACGCCTGAAATCGCGGTCATCCCCGCCTCGCTGCTGCGCGAGGGCAGCAACGACATCAACGTGCGGCTGTTCGTCTGGGGACCGCTGCTCGGCTTCCTCGACACCGTCTATGTCGGCCCGGATGCGGCCTTGCGCCCGGCCTACGAGACCCGCACGCTGCTGTTCGTGACGTTGCCCGTGGTGTTCTCCGCCTGGCAGTCGATCCTCGCCGTCATCCTCGCCATCATGTGGCTGATGCGGCGCCACGAGCCGGTCTATGGCGTGCTCGCGACGGCGATGGTGCTCGGCGTGGTGCAGGCCTTCCTGACGCCGCCGGTGCCGCCGGCCACCTCGTCCCGCCTGGCCGGAGTGCTGCTCTCCTCCGCACCGATCGAGAGCGCGCTGATCGTGGCGTCGGCCGTGCTCTTCCTCGGCTGGCGCTGGCCGCGCTACGGCGTGCTGCTGTTCGTGCCCGGGCTCATCGTGATCGCCGGCGGCCTCATCGCAGGGCCGCCCCTGCCGCGCATTCTCTTCATGCTTTTGGGTATCCCAACGGTCGGGTTCTGCCTGGTGCTGATGGTCGGCATCGCGGCCTACGCCGTGCTCCGACGACAGGACGTCGTCAGCTTCGCGCTCGGCTGCGCGGCGACCATCGTGCTGACCTGCTGGGTCCACGACATGCTGTCGGTGTTCGAGATCATGCCCAACGAACGCACCTTCGTCTCGCGACTGTCCTATTCCGCGTTGCTGATTGCGATCGGCGCCGGCCTGACCTGGCGCTTCGCCCGCGCGCTGAACCAGGTCGACAGCTTTGCCGGCCAGCTCGTTGCGCAGGTGCGCGAGGCCGAGGAGCGGCTGAAGACGAGCTTTGCCCGCGAGGAGGCGCGCGCCCGGGCCGCAGCGCTGGCCAACGAGCGCACGCGGCTGATGCGCGATTTGCATGACGGCCTCGGCGGCCAGTTGATCAGCATCGTTGCGCTCTCCGAGCGTGGGCACGAGGGCGCGACCATCACGGATGCTGCGCGCGCCGCGCTGAAGGATCTGCGCCTCGTCATCGATTCCATGGACGACATCGGCGGCGACCTCATGCTTGCGCTCGGCTCCTGGCGCGAACGCGCGGCGATGCAGTTGCGGCCGCATGACATCGCGCTCGAGTGGCGCGTGGCAACGCCGCAAGGCCTGCCGCTGCATCCCGAACTGCGGCCCTGGCACGTCATCCAGATCGTACGCATCCTGGACGAGGCCGTGACCAACGCGGTCAAGCATGCCGCTGCGCGCCACATCATCGTGACCATCGAGACGCGTGATGACGGCGAGGGACCGTACGGTGTGATCAGCGTCGCCGACGACGGCCGCGGCTTTGCACTTGGTGACGACGGCGAAGCGGCGGGCGCGAGCCAGACCGCGCGCGGCCTGCGCAACATGAAAGGCCGTGCCACGCGCTGTGGCGCGGTGCTCGATCTGAATTCGGATACCTCAGGCACGCAGGTGAGGCTGCAATTGCCGAGGGTCTTTCCCGACAGCGACGTGGCCGCGGTCTGA
- a CDS encoding response regulator transcription factor, with protein sequence MTDQGETGEAITILLVEDDAPTCWRLQDALAKAGYDVRTAGTLGEARSALAGSAPRVLLTDLRLPDGHGIELIRQTRRRFPDTEIMVISALGDEESVISAITVGATGYLLKDAFPTDIATTVRDLVAGHSPISASIARFIVRRTQNSAEPPPGPALNTARLTPREIDILWGIAKGFSYAEIASHLGLSRQTVPGHIKNIYRKLEVHTRSEAVFEAVQQGLIKL encoded by the coding sequence ATGACGGACCAGGGCGAGACCGGTGAAGCCATCACCATCCTCCTCGTCGAAGACGACGCACCGACCTGCTGGCGGCTTCAGGACGCGCTGGCGAAGGCCGGCTACGACGTGCGCACGGCCGGTACGCTCGGTGAGGCCCGCAGCGCGCTCGCAGGGAGCGCACCGCGCGTACTGCTGACCGATCTGCGGCTGCCCGACGGTCACGGCATCGAGCTGATCCGCCAGACCAGGCGGCGCTTTCCCGACACCGAGATCATGGTGATCTCGGCGCTGGGCGACGAGGAAAGCGTGATCTCCGCCATCACCGTCGGCGCCACCGGCTATCTGCTCAAGGACGCCTTCCCGACCGACATCGCCACCACCGTGCGCGATCTGGTCGCCGGGCATTCGCCGATCTCGGCCTCGATCGCGCGCTTCATCGTGCGGCGAACCCAGAATTCGGCCGAGCCGCCACCGGGCCCCGCACTCAACACCGCAAGGCTCACGCCGCGCGAGATCGACATTCTCTGGGGCATCGCCAAGGGCTTCAGCTACGCCGAGATCGCGAGCCATCTCGGCCTGTCCCGGCAGACCGTGCCCGGCCACATCAAGAACATCTATCGCAAGCTCGAGGTGCACACGCGCAGCGAAGCGGTGTTCGAGGCGGTGCAGCAGGGCCTGATCAAGCTGTGA